A section of the Streptococcus oriscaviae genome encodes:
- the rplV gene encoding 50S ribosomal protein L22: protein MAEITSAKATARTVRVSPRKSRLVLDNIRGKSVADAIAILKFTPNKAAGIIEKVLMSAIANAENNFGLEKANLVVSEAFANEGPTLKRFRPRAKGSASPINKRTAHITVVVAEK from the coding sequence ATGGCAGAAATTACTTCAGCTAAAGCAACTGCTCGCACAGTACGTGTTTCACCTCGTAAATCACGTCTTGTCTTGGATAACATCCGTGGCAAAAGCGTAGCAGACGCAATCGCAATCTTGAAATTCACCCCAAACAAAGCAGCTGGAATCATTGAAAAAGTCTTGATGTCAGCAATCGCTAACGCAGAAAACAACTTTGGTTTGGAAAAAGCAAACTTGGTAGTCAGCGAAGCATTCGCAAACGAAGGACCAACTCTTAAACGTTTCCGTCCTCGTGCGAAGGGTTCTGCTTCACCAATCAACAAACGCACTGCTCACATCACAGTAGTGGTTGCAGAAAAATAA
- the rplR gene encoding 50S ribosomal protein L18 gives MISKPDKNKIRQKRHRRVRGKISGTAARPRLNIFRSNTGIYAQVIDDVAGVTLASASTLDKEVSKGTKTEQAVVVGKLVAERAVAKGISEVVFDRGGYLYHGRVKALAESARENGLKF, from the coding sequence GTGATTTCAAAACCAGATAAAAACAAAATCCGCCAAAAACGCCATCGTCGCGTTCGCGGTAAAATCTCTGGAACTGCTGCTCGCCCACGTTTGAACATTTTCCGTTCTAATACAGGCATCTACGCTCAAGTGATTGATGACGTAGCGGGTGTAACGCTCGCAAGCGCTTCTACTCTTGATAAAGAAGTTTCAAAAGGTACTAAGACAGAACAAGCTGTTGTTGTAGGTAAACTCGTTGCTGAACGCGCAGTCGCTAAAGGTATTTCTGAAGTGGTCTTTGACCGCGGTGGGTATCTCTATCACGGACGTGTGAAAGCTTTGGCTGAATCAGCTCGTGAAAACGGATTGAAATTCTAA
- the rpsQ gene encoding 30S ribosomal protein S17 — protein sequence MERNNRKVLVGRVVSDKMDKTITVVVETKRNHPVYGKRINYSKKYKAHDENNVAKEGDIVRIMETRPLSATKRFRLVEVVEEAVII from the coding sequence ATGGAACGCAATAATCGTAAAGTTCTTGTTGGACGCGTTGTGTCTGACAAAATGGACAAAACCATCACAGTTGTAGTTGAAACAAAACGTAACCACCCAGTCTATGGTAAACGTATTAACTACTCTAAAAAATACAAGGCTCATGATGAGAACAACGTTGCTAAAGAAGGCGATATCGTTCGTATCATGGAAACTCGTCCGCTTTCAGCTACAAAACGCTTCCGTCTTGTAGAAGTTGTGGAAGAGGCAGTTATCATTTAA
- the rpsH gene encoding 30S ribosomal protein S8: MVMTDPIADFLTRIRNANQAKHEVLEVPASNIKKGIATILKNEGFVKNVEFIEDDKQGIIRVFLKYGPNGERVITNLKRVSKPGLRVYSKREDIPKVLNGLGIAIVSTSEGLLTDKEARQKNVGGEVVAYVW; encoded by the coding sequence ATGGTTATGACTGACCCAATTGCAGACTTTTTGACACGTATTCGTAACGCTAACCAAGCAAAACACGAAGTGCTTGAAGTGCCTGCATCAAACATCAAAAAAGGAATTGCTACAATTCTTAAAAACGAAGGTTTTGTAAAAAACGTTGAATTCATCGAAGATGACAAACAAGGCATCATCCGCGTATTCTTGAAATACGGACCAAACGGTGAGCGTGTTATCACCAACTTGAAACGCGTTTCAAAACCAGGTCTTCGTGTTTACTCAAAACGTGAAGATATTCCTAAAGTCCTTAACGGACTAGGTATCGCAATCGTCTCTACCTCAGAAGGTCTTTTGACTGACAAAGAAGCTCGTCAAAAGAACGTTGGTGGTGAGGTTGTTGCCTACGTTTGGTAA
- the rplD gene encoding 50S ribosomal protein L4, whose translation MANVTLFDQTGKQAGEVVLNDAIFGIEPNQAVVFDVIISQRASLRQGTHAVKNRSAVSGGGRKPWRQKGTGRARQGSIRSPQWRGGGVVFGPTPRSYAYKLPRKVRRLALKSVYSEKVAENKFVAVNSLEFTAPKTAEFAKVLAALSIDSKVLVILEEGNEFAALSARNLPNVNVTTATTASVLDIVNADKLLVTQAAISKIEEVLA comes from the coding sequence ATGGCAAACGTAACATTATTTGACCAAACTGGTAAACAAGCTGGTGAAGTAGTTCTTAACGATGCGATCTTTGGTATCGAGCCAAATCAAGCAGTTGTATTTGATGTAATCATCAGCCAACGCGCTAGCCTTCGTCAAGGTACTCACGCAGTTAAAAACCGCTCAGCAGTATCAGGTGGCGGACGCAAACCATGGCGTCAAAAAGGAACTGGACGCGCACGTCAAGGTTCTATCCGTTCACCACAATGGCGTGGTGGTGGCGTAGTCTTCGGACCAACTCCACGTTCATACGCCTACAAACTTCCGCGTAAAGTTCGTCGCTTGGCACTTAAATCTGTTTACTCAGAAAAAGTTGCTGAAAACAAATTTGTCGCTGTTAACTCACTTGAATTTACAGCTCCAAAAACTGCTGAATTTGCAAAAGTACTTGCAGCGTTGAGCATTGATTCAAAAGTCCTTGTTATTCTTGAAGAAGGCAACGAATTCGCAGCTCTTTCAGCTCGTAACCTTCCAAACGTGAACGTTACAACTGCAACAACTGCAAGCGTTCTTGACATTGTAAATGCAGACAAACTTCTTGTAACTCAAGCAGCTATCTCTAAGATCGAGGAGGTTCTTGCATAA
- the rpsJ gene encoding 30S ribosomal protein S10 yields the protein MANKKIRIRLKAYEHRTLDTAAAKIVETATRTGATVAGPVPLPTERSLYTIIRATHKYKDSREQFEMRTHKRLVDIINPTQKTVDALMKLDLPSGVNVEIKL from the coding sequence ATGGCAAACAAAAAAATCCGCATCCGCTTGAAAGCGTACGAGCACCGTACACTTGACACAGCCGCTGCAAAAATCGTTGAAACTGCAACTCGCACAGGTGCAACAGTTGCTGGACCAGTTCCGCTTCCAACTGAACGCAGTCTTTACACGATTATCCGTGCGACTCACAAGTACAAAGACTCTCGTGAGCAATTCGAGATGCGTACCCACAAACGCCTTGTTGATATCATCAACCCAACTCAAAAAACAGTTGACGCTTTGATGAAATTGGACTTGCCAAGTGGTGTAAATGTAGAAATCAAACTCTAA
- the rplF gene encoding 50S ribosomal protein L6, with translation MSRIGNKIITLPAGVEISQKDGLVTVKGPKGELTREFPTAIEIRVEGTEVTLHRPNDSKEMKTIHGTSRANLNNMVVGVSEGFKKELEMRGVGYRAQLAGNKLTLAVGKSHPDEVIAPEGITFEVPSPTLINVSGINKEVVGQTAAYIRSLRAPEPYKGKGIRYVGEFVRRKEGKTGK, from the coding sequence ATGTCACGTATTGGTAATAAAATCATTACATTGCCAGCTGGTGTTGAGATCTCTCAAAAAGACGGCTTGGTAACTGTAAAAGGACCAAAAGGCGAACTTACTCGTGAGTTCCCAACAGCTATTGAAATCCGTGTGGAAGGTACTGAAGTAACTCTTCACCGTCCAAACGATTCAAAAGAAATGAAGACTATCCACGGTACAAGCCGTGCTAACCTCAACAACATGGTTGTTGGTGTTTCAGAAGGCTTCAAAAAAGAACTTGAAATGCGTGGTGTCGGTTACCGTGCACAATTGGCAGGTAACAAATTGACACTTGCAGTTGGTAAATCACATCCAGATGAAGTGATTGCACCAGAAGGTATCACATTTGAAGTTCCATCACCAACACTCATCAACGTGTCTGGTATCAACAAAGAAGTTGTTGGTCAAACAGCAGCTTACATCCGTAGCCTTCGCGCACCTGAGCCATACAAAGGTAAGGGTATCCGTTATGTTGGTGAATTCGTTCGCCGCAAAGAAGGTAAAACAGGTAAATAA
- the rplE gene encoding 50S ribosomal protein L5: MANRLKEKYLKEVVPALTEQFNYSSVMAVPKVDKIVLNMGVGDAVSNAKNLEKAAQELALISGQKPLITKAKKSIAGFRLREGVAIGAKVTLRGERMYEFLDKLVSVSLPRVRDFHGVPTKSFDGRGNYTLGVKEQLIFPEINFDDVDKTRGLDIVIVTTANTDEESRALLAGLGMPFAK, translated from the coding sequence ATGGCAAATCGCTTAAAAGAAAAATATCTTAAAGAAGTAGTTCCTGCTTTGACTGAACAATTCAACTATTCATCAGTTATGGCTGTGCCAAAAGTAGATAAGATTGTTTTGAACATGGGTGTTGGTGACGCAGTTTCTAACGCTAAAAACCTTGAAAAAGCTGCCCAAGAATTGGCATTGATTTCAGGACAAAAACCACTTATCACTAAGGCTAAAAAATCAATCGCCGGCTTCCGTCTTCGTGAAGGTGTTGCGATCGGTGCAAAAGTTACCCTTCGTGGTGAGCGTATGTACGAATTCTTGGATAAATTGGTATCTGTATCACTTCCTCGTGTTCGTGACTTCCACGGTGTTCCAACAAAATCATTTGACGGACGCGGTAACTACACCCTTGGTGTCAAAGAGCAATTGATCTTCCCAGAAATCAACTTCGACGATGTTGATAAGACTCGCGGATTGGACATCGTTATCGTTACAACAGCTAACACTGACGAAGAATCGCGTGCCTTGCTTGCTGGCCTTGGTATGCCGTTTGCAAAATAA
- a CDS encoding type Z 30S ribosomal protein S14, translating into MAKKSMIAKNKRPAKFSTQAYTRCEKCGRPHSVYRKFKLCRVCFRDLAYLGQIPGVTKASW; encoded by the coding sequence ATGGCTAAAAAATCAATGATCGCTAAGAACAAACGCCCAGCTAAGTTCTCTACACAAGCCTACACACGCTGTGAAAAATGTGGACGTCCACACTCAGTGTACCGCAAGTTCAAATTGTGCCGTGTATGCTTCCGCGACTTGGCTTACCTTGGACAGATTCCAGGCGTAACAAAAGCTTCTTGGTAA
- the rplX gene encoding 50S ribosomal protein L24: MFVKKGDKVRVIAGKDKGVEALVVTALPKVNKVVVEGVNIVKKHQKPNSENPQGAIVEIEAPIHVSNVQVLDKNGVAGRVGYKFVDGKKVRYNKKSGEVLD; the protein is encoded by the coding sequence ATGTTTGTAAAAAAAGGCGATAAAGTTCGCGTAATCGCTGGTAAAGACAAAGGCGTTGAAGCTCTTGTTGTAACAGCACTTCCAAAAGTAAACAAAGTTGTTGTTGAAGGTGTTAACATCGTTAAAAAACACCAAAAACCAAATAGCGAAAACCCTCAAGGTGCTATCGTTGAAATCGAAGCGCCAATCCATGTGTCAAACGTACAAGTTCTTGACAAAAATGGTGTTGCAGGACGCGTTGGTTACAAATTTGTAGACGGCAAAAAAGTTCGCTACAACAAAAAATCAGGCGAAGTGCTTGATTAA
- the rpsE gene encoding 30S ribosomal protein S5 yields MAFKDNAVEIEERVVAINRVTKVVKGGRRLRFAALVVVGDRNGRVGFGTGKAQEVPEAIRKAVESAKKNMIEVPMVGTTIPHEVYSEFGGARVLLKPASEGSGVAAGGATRAVIELAGVADVTSKSLGSNTPINIVRATVEGLKQLKRAEEVAALRGISVSDLA; encoded by the coding sequence ATGGCATTTAAAGATAACGCAGTTGAAATTGAAGAACGCGTAGTAGCCATCAACCGTGTTACAAAAGTTGTTAAAGGTGGACGTCGTCTTCGTTTTGCAGCTCTTGTGGTTGTTGGTGACCGTAACGGTCGCGTAGGTTTCGGTACTGGTAAAGCTCAAGAAGTACCAGAAGCTATCCGCAAGGCAGTTGAATCTGCTAAGAAAAACATGATTGAAGTACCAATGGTTGGTACAACAATCCCACACGAAGTCTACTCTGAATTCGGTGGTGCCCGTGTCTTGTTGAAACCAGCTTCAGAAGGTTCTGGAGTTGCTGCCGGCGGTGCAACTCGTGCGGTTATTGAATTGGCTGGTGTTGCAGATGTGACTTCTAAGTCACTTGGTTCAAACACACCAATCAACATCGTGCGTGCAACCGTTGAAGGTTTGAAACAACTGAAACGTGCTGAAGAAGTGGCTGCACTTCGCGGCATCTCAGTTTCTGATTTAGCATAA
- the rpmD gene encoding 50S ribosomal protein L30: MAQIKITLTKSPIGRKPEQRKTVVALGLGKLNSSVVKEDNPAILGMVKAISHLVTVEEVK, from the coding sequence ATGGCTCAAATTAAAATCACTTTGACTAAGTCTCCAATCGGTCGCAAACCAGAACAACGTAAAACAGTTGTTGCCCTTGGACTTGGCAAATTGAACAGCTCAGTTGTCAAAGAAGATAACCCAGCTATTCTTGGAATGGTCAAGGCTATCTCTCACTTGGTAACCGTTGAAGAAGTTAAGTAA
- the rplN gene encoding 50S ribosomal protein L14 gives MIQTETRLKVADNSGAREILTIKVLGGSGRKFANIGDIIVASVKQATPGGAVKKGDVVKAVVVRTKTGARRADGSYIKFDENAAVIIREDKNPRGTRIFGPVARELRDGGFMKIVSLAPEVL, from the coding sequence ATGATTCAAACAGAAACTCGTTTGAAAGTTGCTGACAACAGTGGCGCACGCGAAATCTTGACTATCAAAGTCCTTGGTGGTTCAGGACGTAAATTCGCTAACATCGGCGACATCATCGTTGCTTCAGTAAAACAAGCTACTCCTGGTGGTGCGGTTAAAAAAGGTGACGTTGTAAAAGCCGTTGTCGTTCGTACTAAGACAGGTGCTCGTCGTGCTGATGGTTCATACATCAAATTCGATGAGAATGCTGCAGTTATCATCCGTGAAGATAAAAACCCTCGCGGAACTCGTATCTTTGGCCCAGTGGCACGCGAATTGCGTGACGGCGGTTTCATGAAAATCGTTTCATTGGCACCAGAAGTACTATAA
- the rpsC gene encoding 30S ribosomal protein S3 gives MGQKVHPIGMRVGIIRDWDAKWYAEKEYADYLHEDLAIRNFIKKELAEASVSTIEIERAVNKVIVSVHTAKPGMVIGKAGSNVDALRAQLNKLTGKQVHINIIEIKQPDLDAHLVGESIARQLEQRVAFRRAQKQAIQRAMRAGAKGIKTQVSGRLNGADIARAEGYSEGTVPLHTLRADIDYAWEEALTTYGKLGVKVWIYRGEVLPARKNTKGGK, from the coding sequence GTGGGACAAAAAGTACATCCAATTGGTATGCGTGTCGGCATCATCCGTGATTGGGATGCTAAATGGTATGCTGAAAAAGAATACGCGGATTACCTTCATGAAGATCTTGCAATCCGCAACTTTATCAAAAAAGAGTTGGCAGAAGCGTCTGTTTCAACTATCGAGATCGAACGTGCTGTGAACAAAGTAATCGTAAGCGTGCACACAGCAAAACCTGGTATGGTTATCGGTAAAGCTGGTAGCAACGTTGACGCACTTCGTGCACAACTCAACAAATTGACAGGCAAGCAAGTACACATCAACATCATCGAAATCAAACAACCTGATTTGGATGCACACCTTGTTGGTGAGTCAATCGCTCGTCAGTTGGAGCAACGTGTGGCATTCCGCCGCGCTCAAAAACAAGCGATCCAACGTGCAATGCGCGCTGGTGCTAAAGGTATCAAAACACAAGTTTCTGGTCGTTTGAACGGTGCTGATATCGCACGTGCAGAAGGCTACTCAGAAGGAACTGTTCCTCTTCATACACTTCGTGCGGATATCGACTACGCTTGGGAAGAAGCTTTGACAACTTACGGTAAACTTGGTGTTAAAGTATGGATCTACCGTGGTGAAGTTCTTCCGGCTCGTAAAAACACTAAAGGAGGTAAATAA
- the rpmC gene encoding 50S ribosomal protein L29, translating into MKLQEIKDFVKELRGLSQEELAKKENELKKELFELRFQAAAGQLEQTARLNEVKKQIARIKTVQSETK; encoded by the coding sequence ATGAAACTTCAAGAAATTAAAGATTTTGTAAAAGAACTTCGTGGCCTTTCTCAAGAAGAACTTGCTAAGAAAGAAAACGAATTGAAGAAAGAACTCTTCGAACTTCGTTTCCAAGCTGCTGCTGGTCAACTTGAGCAAACTGCTCGTTTGAACGAAGTGAAGAAACAAATTGCACGCATCAAGACTGTGCAATCTGAAACGAAATAA
- a CDS encoding 50S ribosomal protein L23, producing the protein MNLYDVIKKPVITESSMGQLEAGKYVFEVDTRAHKLLIKQAVEAAFEGVKVANVNTINVKPKTKRVGRYVGRTNKVKKAIITLTADSKAIELFATEAE; encoded by the coding sequence ATGAATTTGTATGATGTTATCAAAAAACCTGTCATCACAGAAAGCTCAATGGGCCAACTCGAAGCAGGCAAATATGTATTTGAAGTTGACACTCGTGCACACAAACTCTTAATCAAACAAGCTGTTGAAGCAGCCTTTGAAGGCGTTAAAGTTGCAAATGTTAACACCATCAACGTGAAACCTAAAACAAAACGCGTAGGTCGTTATGTAGGTCGCACAAACAAAGTTAAAAAAGCTATCATCACTCTTACAGCTGATTCTAAAGCAATCGAGTTGTTTGCGACTGAAGCTGAATAA
- a CDS encoding HAD-IA family hydrolase, translated as MTTPTFIWDLDGTLLDSYEAILAGIQETYEQFDIPFDREEVRNFILRYSVKDLLVRDADQYGLDSEELNRVRATSLKEKNTQIPLMDGAREILAWTAEQGIQNFVFTHKSDNAFQVLTDLGIIQHFTEILTSDSGFARKPSPEALLYLIDKYQLDKGTTYYIGDRLLDAETAIHAGISSINLQIDGLEQNQKISHLLEIKHLFAT; from the coding sequence ATGACAACACCGACCTTTATTTGGGATTTGGATGGAACGCTTTTAGATTCTTACGAGGCTATTTTGGCTGGTATCCAAGAAACCTATGAACAATTTGACATCCCTTTTGATCGAGAGGAAGTAAGAAATTTCATCCTCCGCTATTCTGTCAAGGACTTGCTGGTACGCGATGCTGACCAGTATGGTCTGGATAGTGAGGAGCTCAACCGCGTGCGGGCGACTTCCCTGAAGGAGAAAAATACGCAGATTCCCTTGATGGATGGGGCGCGTGAGATCTTGGCCTGGACGGCAGAGCAAGGCATTCAAAACTTTGTCTTCACCCACAAGAGTGACAATGCCTTTCAGGTCTTGACTGATTTGGGCATTATCCAGCATTTTACAGAAATCCTGACCAGTGACTCAGGCTTTGCCCGCAAACCAAGTCCAGAAGCCCTGCTTTATCTGATTGACAAGTACCAGCTGGACAAGGGAACCACCTATTATATTGGCGACCGTCTCCTGGATGCAGAAACAGCCATCCATGCCGGCATTTCTAGTATCAATCTGCAAATCGACGGCTTAGAACAAAACCAAAAAATCAGTCATTTACTGGAAATAAAACATCTTTTTGCCACTTAA
- a CDS encoding GNAT family N-acetyltransferase produces MAEQTSQIAALFGDWPETLIWTCLEGRMGQIHVDDSQSPQSALALYGRQSFFAFLAGKPDAALLRKCEGKDIILVPQDQAWADLIESQYGHRVRLFTRYATKKDTLFDREYLEGLVDSLPEGFEVTSINRSLYEACLVEAWSQDLVGNFADFEQFATFGLGYLVLHKGQVVSGASSYASYSGGIEIEVDTREGYRGQGLATICAAKLILTCLERGLYPSWDAHTLTSLKLAEKLGYELDKAYQAYEWR; encoded by the coding sequence ATGGCAGAGCAGACCAGTCAGATTGCCGCCTTGTTTGGAGATTGGCCTGAAACCCTTATCTGGACCTGTTTAGAAGGCCGTATGGGTCAAATCCATGTCGATGACAGCCAGTCACCCCAGTCAGCCCTAGCTCTCTATGGCCGGCAGAGCTTCTTTGCCTTTTTAGCCGGAAAACCAGATGCGGCCTTGCTGAGAAAGTGTGAAGGCAAGGACATCATCCTAGTGCCGCAAGATCAGGCTTGGGCAGACTTGATTGAAAGTCAGTATGGCCACAGAGTGCGACTTTTCACCCGCTACGCCACCAAGAAAGATACCTTATTTGATAGAGAATATTTGGAAGGTTTGGTCGACTCCCTGCCCGAGGGATTTGAAGTAACCAGCATCAACCGCAGCTTGTACGAGGCCTGTCTGGTAGAAGCCTGGTCGCAGGATTTGGTGGGCAATTTCGCAGATTTTGAGCAGTTTGCCACATTTGGCTTGGGTTATCTAGTCTTGCACAAGGGTCAGGTGGTTTCAGGGGCCTCATCCTATGCCAGCTATTCAGGCGGGATTGAGATAGAAGTCGACACCAGAGAGGGTTACCGAGGGCAAGGTTTGGCAACGATTTGTGCTGCCAAACTGATTTTGACCTGTCTGGAGAGAGGGCTCTACCCTAGCTGGGACGCCCATACACTGACTTCCTTGAAACTTGCGGAAAAACTGGGCTATGAACTAGATAAAGCCTATCAAGCATACGAATGGAGATAG
- the rpsS gene encoding 30S ribosomal protein S19: protein MGRSLKKGPFVDEHLMKKVEAQANDEKKKVIKTWSRRSTIFPSFIGYTIAVYDGRKHVPVYIQEDMVGHKLGEFAPTRTYKGHAADDKKTRRK from the coding sequence ATGGGACGCAGTCTTAAAAAAGGACCTTTCGTCGATGAGCATTTGATGAAAAAAGTTGAAGCTCAAGCAAATGACGAAAAGAAAAAAGTAATCAAAACTTGGTCACGTCGTTCAACGATCTTCCCAAGTTTCATCGGCTATACAATCGCAGTTTACGATGGACGTAAACATGTGCCTGTATACATTCAAGAAGACATGGTAGGTCACAAACTTGGTGAATTTGCACCAACTCGTACTTACAAAGGTCATGCTGCAGACGACAAGAAAACTCGTCGTAAATAA
- the rplB gene encoding 50S ribosomal protein L2, with protein MGIKVYKPTTNGRRNMTSLDFAEITTSTPEKTLLVALKNKAGRNNNGRITVRHQGGGHKRFYRLVDFKRNKDGVEAVVKTIEYDPNRSANIALVHYTDGVKAYILAPKGLEVGQRIISGPEADIKVGNALPLANIPVGTVVHNIELKPGRGGELVRAAGASAQVLGQEGKYVLVRLQSGEVRMILGTCRATIGTVGNEQHSLVNLGKAGRSRWKGIRPTVRGSVMNPNDHPHGGGEGKAPVGRKAPSTPWGKPALGLKTRNKKAKSDKLIVRRRNQK; from the coding sequence GTGGGTATTAAAGTTTATAAACCAACGACAAATGGCCGTCGTAACATGACTTCTTTGGACTTCGCTGAAATCACAACAAGCACTCCAGAAAAAACCTTGCTTGTTGCTTTGAAAAACAAAGCTGGTCGTAACAACAACGGTCGTATCACTGTTCGTCACCAAGGTGGTGGCCACAAACGCTTCTACCGTTTGGTTGACTTCAAACGTAACAAAGATGGCGTTGAAGCAGTTGTTAAAACAATCGAGTACGATCCAAACCGTTCAGCTAACATCGCTCTTGTGCATTACACAGACGGTGTGAAAGCGTACATCCTTGCTCCTAAAGGTCTTGAAGTTGGTCAACGCATCATCTCAGGTCCAGAAGCCGACATCAAAGTTGGTAACGCACTTCCACTTGCAAACATCCCAGTCGGTACTGTGGTTCACAACATCGAGTTGAAACCAGGCCGCGGTGGTGAGTTGGTTCGTGCTGCTGGTGCATCTGCACAGGTTCTTGGTCAAGAAGGTAAGTATGTTCTTGTTCGTCTTCAATCAGGCGAAGTTCGTATGATTCTTGGCACTTGCCGTGCCACTATCGGTACAGTTGGTAACGAACAGCACAGTCTTGTAAACCTTGGTAAAGCTGGACGTAGTCGCTGGAAAGGTATCCGTCCAACCGTTCGCGGTTCTGTAATGAACCCTAACGATCACCCACACGGTGGTGGTGAAGGTAAAGCACCGGTTGGTCGTAAAGCTCCATCTACACCATGGGGTAAACCAGCTCTTGGTTTGAAAACTCGTAACAAGAAAGCTAAGTCTGACAAACTAATCGTTCGTCGCCGCAACCAAAAATAG
- the rplC gene encoding 50S ribosomal protein L3, translating to MTKGILGKKVGMTQIFTESGEFIPVTVIEATPNVVLQVKTVETDGYAAVQVGFDDKREVLSNKPAKGHVAKANTAPKRFIREFKNIEGLEVGQEITVDTFAAGDVVDVTGTSKGKGFQGVIKRHGQSRGPMAHGSRYHRRPGSMGPVAPNRVFKGKNLAGRMGGNRVTIQNLEVVQVVPEKNVILIKGNVPGAKKSLITIKSAVKAGK from the coding sequence ATGACAAAAGGAATCTTAGGGAAAAAAGTGGGAATGACTCAAATCTTCACTGAATCTGGTGAATTTATCCCTGTTACTGTCATCGAAGCAACTCCAAACGTTGTTCTTCAAGTGAAAACAGTTGAAACTGATGGCTACGCTGCAGTTCAAGTTGGTTTTGATGACAAACGCGAAGTTTTGAGCAACAAACCTGCCAAAGGCCATGTAGCTAAAGCTAACACAGCTCCTAAGCGCTTCATTCGTGAATTCAAAAACATTGAAGGCTTGGAAGTTGGACAAGAAATCACAGTTGACACTTTCGCAGCCGGCGATGTTGTGGATGTAACTGGTACATCTAAAGGTAAAGGTTTCCAAGGTGTTATCAAACGCCACGGTCAATCTCGTGGTCCGATGGCTCACGGTTCTCGTTACCACCGTCGTCCAGGTTCAATGGGTCCTGTGGCACCTAACCGTGTCTTCAAAGGCAAGAACCTTGCAGGTCGTATGGGTGGCAACCGTGTAACGATTCAAAACCTTGAAGTTGTACAAGTTGTTCCAGAAAAGAACGTCATCCTTATCAAGGGTAACGTACCAGGTGCTAAGAAGTCTCTTATCACTATCAAGTCAGCAGTTAAAGCTGGTAAATAA
- the rplP gene encoding 50S ribosomal protein L16 translates to MLVPKRVKHRREFRGKMRGEAKGGKQVDFGQYGLQATTSSWITNRQIEAARIAMTRYMKRGGKVWIKIFPHKSYTAKAIGVRMGSGKGAPEGWVAPVKRGKVMFEVAGVSEEIAREAFRLAGHKLPVKVKFVKREAE, encoded by the coding sequence ATGTTAGTACCTAAACGTGTGAAACACCGTCGTGAATTCCGTGGAAAAATGCGCGGTGAAGCAAAAGGTGGTAAGCAAGTAGACTTCGGTCAATACGGTCTTCAAGCTACTACTAGCTCATGGATTACAAACCGCCAAATCGAAGCTGCCCGTATCGCTATGACCCGTTACATGAAACGTGGTGGTAAGGTTTGGATTAAAATCTTCCCTCACAAATCATACACCGCTAAAGCTATCGGTGTGCGTATGGGTTCTGGTAAAGGTGCTCCTGAAGGTTGGGTAGCTCCAGTTAAACGCGGTAAGGTAATGTTTGAAGTTGCAGGCGTTTCTGAAGAAATCGCACGCGAAGCATTCCGCCTTGCTGGCCACAAATTGCCAGTTAAAGTAAAATTCGTAAAACGTGAAGCAGAATAA